One Bacteroidota bacterium genomic region harbors:
- a CDS encoding 1,4-dihydroxy-2-naphthoate polyprenyltransferase, translating to MEKIKNWLKAFRLRTLPLALSSIILGGFLSENDHQFNLLVTSLAVVTTILLQILSNLANDFGDYKAGTDNENRVGPTRSVQSGNISEKSMKKAIYFFIGLSLICGSVLIYLGVRDMSFWNLFVFFIMGVLAIAAAVNYTMGNNPYGYKGYGDFFVLIFFGFVGVLGTYYLNTHTLSSDLFWPALSLGLLSMAVLNLNNMRDIENDRNSGKHTLVVKYGSAKSKKYHLFIVLLALFSAFIYTYQDFESYFQFLFLLTVPLFIKDLILISKNKNPKDLDPFLKKQAIHTLLFSITFGLGLIL from the coding sequence ATGGAAAAGATTAAAAACTGGCTGAAAGCATTCAGATTACGCACCTTGCCATTGGCTTTATCTAGCATTATTTTGGGTGGGTTTTTAAGTGAAAATGACCATCAATTTAATTTGTTGGTTACAAGTTTGGCCGTAGTTACAACCATTTTACTACAAATACTTTCGAACTTGGCCAATGATTTTGGTGATTATAAAGCCGGAACCGATAACGAAAACCGAGTAGGGCCTACCCGATCCGTTCAGAGTGGCAACATTAGTGAGAAAAGCATGAAAAAGGCGATTTATTTTTTTATTGGACTTTCTTTAATATGTGGATCGGTCTTGATTTATCTAGGTGTACGCGATATGTCATTTTGGAACTTGTTTGTTTTCTTTATCATGGGTGTTTTAGCCATTGCAGCGGCAGTCAACTATACCATGGGAAACAACCCTTACGGCTACAAAGGTTATGGCGATTTTTTTGTTTTGATATTTTTTGGATTTGTAGGGGTTCTAGGAACCTACTATTTAAACACACACACTCTTAGTTCAGATTTGTTTTGGCCGGCACTTTCTTTGGGATTGCTAAGTATGGCCGTATTAAATTTAAATAATATGCGGGATATAGAAAACGACAGAAATTCGGGGAAACATACCCTTGTGGTAAAGTATGGAAGTGCTAAATCAAAAAAATATCATCTGTTTATTGTATTGCTGGCTCTTTTTTCAGCATTTATATACACTTATCAGGATTTCGAATCCTATTTCCAGTTTTTATTTCTCTTAACCGTTCCTTTATTTATAAAAGATCTGATCCTGATCAGTAAAAACAAAAATCCCAAAGATTTGGACCCATTCCTGAAAAAACAGGCTATCCATACCTTGTTATTTTCCATTACCTTTGGGTTAGGATTAATTCTTTAA
- a CDS encoding o-succinylbenzoate synthase — protein MLLATVTKHILIFKQASGTSRGVLHQKPSWFFKIFDDKNPQTFGLGECSIIPGLSPDDSSNLEPFIQKVSKNINAYIDDKNALLRFPSVQFAIETALLDLGNNGHKLLYPSTFTEGKDSIKINGLIWMGSKEFMRKQIREKIEEGYKCIKLKIGSLNFEEEISFLKEIRIQFRPEVIELRLDANGAFHPANALEKLKRLSEFQIHSIEQPIKVGQIEKMANLCVQTPIPIAIDEELIGINKPATKHKLLAEIKPQYIILKPSLLGGFDKSSEWIKIATENQIGWWVTSALESNIGLNAIAQWTYQLNNPMPQGIGTGKLFSNNIPSPLQIKDAKLFYLPEKNWNLNQIIR, from the coding sequence ATGCTCCTGGCAACCGTTACAAAACATATACTAATTTTCAAACAGGCAAGTGGAACCTCACGAGGGGTACTTCACCAAAAGCCTTCCTGGTTTTTTAAAATATTTGATGATAAAAATCCTCAAACTTTTGGGCTTGGAGAGTGCAGCATTATTCCTGGTTTAAGTCCGGATGACAGCAGTAATCTTGAGCCTTTCATCCAAAAAGTATCAAAAAATATCAATGCTTATATTGATGATAAGAATGCTTTGCTAAGGTTTCCCTCCGTTCAATTTGCCATTGAAACTGCATTGTTGGACCTGGGAAATAATGGACACAAATTATTATATCCGTCAACTTTTACTGAGGGAAAAGATTCAATAAAAATCAATGGTTTGATTTGGATGGGATCAAAAGAATTTATGCGAAAGCAGATTAGAGAGAAAATAGAGGAAGGCTATAAGTGCATTAAGCTTAAAATTGGATCTTTGAATTTTGAAGAAGAAATTTCGTTTTTAAAAGAAATCAGAATACAATTTAGGCCGGAAGTCATTGAATTAAGATTGGATGCTAACGGAGCTTTTCATCCCGCAAATGCTTTGGAAAAATTGAAACGACTCTCTGAATTTCAGATTCATTCGATTGAACAACCCATCAAAGTCGGTCAGATTGAAAAAATGGCAAATCTCTGCGTACAAACACCAATTCCCATTGCAATTGACGAAGAACTCATCGGTATAAATAAGCCAGCGACAAAACACAAGCTTTTAGCAGAAATAAAACCCCAATATATCATATTAAAACCAAGTCTGCTGGGTGGTTTTGATAAAAGTTCGGAATGGATAAAAATAGCAACCGAGAATCAAATTGGATGGTGGGTGACTTCTGCACTTGAATCAAACATCGGCTTAAATGCCATCGCCCAGTGGACTTACCAGCTTAACAATCCAATGCCGCAAGGCATTGGGACCGGTAAATTGTTCAGCAACAATATTCCTTCTCCATTACAAATTAAAGATGCAAAACTTTTTTACCTCCCCGAAAAAAATTGGAACCTAAATCAGATTATCCGATGA